Proteins encoded together in one Quercus lobata isolate SW786 chromosome 3, ValleyOak3.0 Primary Assembly, whole genome shotgun sequence window:
- the LOC115982734 gene encoding uncharacterized protein LOC115982734 isoform X2 has translation MLDTFSKNGKFVNRISTFNMNDCMHGFCCGFTLMTSELCANPWKGKLLRYGDNPEIVSIEGDDLGSRINFCRLNNVVSPKGDDNDTKQWRLRLISFLDKILETAIDLNVSKQDMIKRVFVFDGTGLDFRKIWQYEGCCSSCVCGSSSNYEAMREKFKRNGYVMPETVHWDVSNYGSPVPAVLSVEDGLTHISRPLETSFRGFLEGDGTLNLRAMMESEICSAGDPELLVLD, from the exons ATGCTAGATACTTTCTCTAAGAATGGCAAATTTGTCAACCGCATTTCAACTTTTAATATGAATGACTGCATGCATGGATTCTGCTGTGGCTTTACATTGATGACTTCTGAACTCTGTGCAAACCCTTGGAAGGGAAAGCTCCTTAGGTATGGTGATAATCCTGAGATTGTGAGCATCGAAGGGGATGATCTTGGATCAAGGATAAATTTTTGTAGACTAAATAATGTTGTGAGCCCAAAAGGAGATGATAACGatactaa ACAATGGAGACTGCGGCTAATATCATTCTTGGATAAAATTTTGGAAACTGCAATCGACTTGAATGTGAGCAAACAGGATATGATTAAAAgggtttttgtgtttgatggTACAGGCCTTGATTTTAGAAAGATTTGGCAATATGAAGGCTGTTGTAGCTCTTGTGTTTGTGGCAGCAGCAGTAACTATGAAGCAATGAGGGAGAAGTTTAAAAGGAATGGCTATGTTATGCCAGAAACTGTGCATTGGGATGTGAGTAACTATGGATCACCAGTTCCGGCAGTGCTCTCAGTTGAGGATGGTCTAACACACATAAGTCGACCCCTGGAGACAAGTTTCAGAGGTTTCTTGGAGGGAGATGGAACCTTGAATTTAAGGGCTATGATGGAATCAGAGATTTGCAGTGCAGGTGATCCAGAACTTTTAGTGCTggactaa
- the LOC115982730 gene encoding uncharacterized protein LOC115982730, with protein MSHLGFSLFHISIKRTGATAARWTGSGLRNISGALSLRCCLSCPSSAELNPTPFQLLGPPEIPHSTVTVIPSKGLFFDENKFRLTPVGVEKNPCVQFYANCIYKKSLDDLLHSLEMSWYHCQHTTLKLICLLRSTNYFRNQRREEFFVAAMWLHQYHPKTLACNLKTFAKVGCLKDLLEILCRIVNSGTPILQGHADFRDRVELKRINLILGRRIKKLAQRTNKTMTCKGRIKQFMRRKILTRRKQNMKAVKDWTKTKKEKASYLRMENRKMMVKKAFEKRMKAVKDKMNAKKEKATKRKEKRNMMAIKAIEWYNSDPKYRFLYDRISDLFAELLKADLEHLNTGRTEKISMASKWCPSLYSSYDYSTLICGSVARRLFPYDSCPEYKGINESHYVYRVRNRLQKEVLVPLRKALELPEIYMSANQWNLLQYDRISSVALKTYKRAFINMTVKGFCSTFRMCSALNCQKPLPTIYFHMRY; from the exons ATGAGTCACCTTGGTTTTTCACTCTTTCACATCTCTATCAAAAGGACTGGAGCTACCGCAGCCAGATGGACTGGTTCTGGTTTAAGAAACATTTCTGGTGCGTTGTCTTTAAGGTGTTGTTTATCTTGTCCTAGCTCTGCAGAATTAAACCCTACTCCATTTCAACTTCTTGGGCCTCCAGAAATCCCTCATTCAACAGTTACTGTGATTCCAAGTAAAGGCCTTTTCTTTGATGAAAACAAATTTCGGCTGACACCTGTCGGTGTAGAAAAAAATCCTTGCGTTCAATTTTATGCAAACTGCATATACAAGAAATCATTAGATGATCTGCTGCACTCTTTGGAGATGTCTTGGTACCACTGTCAGCATACTACTCTCAAACTTATTTGCCTCTTGAGGAgcactaat tattttAGAAACCAAAGAAGAGAGGAGTTCTTTGTGGCAGCTATGTGGCTCCACCAATACCACCCTAAAACGTTAGCATGCAATTTGAAAACATTTGCCAAAGTTGGGTGCTTGAAAGACTTGCTGGAAATCCTCTGTCGGATTGTCAATAGTGGCACCCCGATACTTCAAGGCCATGCTGACTTCAGGGACAGGGTAGAACTTAAAAGGATCAACCTAATTTTGGGTAGGAGAATTAAAAAACTTGCACAGAGAACTAACAAAACTATGACATGCAAAGGACGGATAAAGCAATTTATGAGAAGGAAAATACTTACAAGGAGAAAGCAAAATATGAAGGCTGTGAAGGATTGGACAAAGactaagaaagaaaaggcatCATATTTGAGAATGGAGAACAGAAAAATGATGGTAAAAAAGGCCTTTGAGAAGAGAATGAAGGCTGTGAAGGATAAGATGAATGCTAAGAAAGAGAAGGCTACaaagagaaaggagaaaagaaatatGATGGCAATAAAAGCCATTGAGTGGTACAACTCTGATCCAAAGTACCGCTTTTTGTATGATCGGATTTCTGATCTCTTTGCCGAGCTACTTAAGGCTGATCTTGAGCACTTGAATACTGGGCGGACAGAAAAAATTAGTATGGCCTCAAAATGGTGCCCTTCTCTTTACTCTTCTTATGATTATTCAACTTTAATTTGTGGAAGTGTTGCCAGGAGGCTTTTCCCATATGATTCTTGTCCTGAATACAAAGGGATCAATGAATCTCACTATGTTTACAGGGTTCGGAATCGATTACAAAAAGAAGTTCTTGTCCCACTTCGGAAAGCCCTAGAGTTGCCAGAAATTTACATGAGTGCCAATCAATGGAACTTGCTTCAATATGATCGAATCTCATCTGTTGCCTTGAAAACTTACAAGCGGGCATTTATAAACATGACCGTGAAAGGTTTTTGCAGTACCTTCAGAATGTGCAGTGCTCTGAACTGCCAAAAACCACTGCCAACAATTTACTTCCACATGAGATATTAA
- the LOC115982734 gene encoding uncharacterized protein LOC115982734 isoform X1, with protein sequence MLDTFSKNGKFVNRISTFNMNDCMHGFCCGFTLMTSELCANPWKGKLLRYGDNPEIVSIEGDDLGSRINFCRLNNVVSPKGDDNDTKQWRLRLISFLDKILETAIDLNVSKQDMIKRVFVFDGTGLDFRKIWQYEGCCSSCVCGSSSNYEAMREKFKRNGYVMPETVHWDVSNYGSPVPAVLSVEDGLTHISRPLETSFRGFLEGDGTLNLRAMMESEICSAGDPELLVLD encoded by the exons ATGCTAGATACTTTCTCTAAGAATGGCAAATTTGTCAACCGCATTTCAACTTTTAATATGAATGACTGCATGCATGGATTCTGCTGTGGCTTTACATTGATGACTTCTGAACTCTGTGCAAACCCTTGGAAGGGAAAGCTCCTTAGGTATGGTGATAATCCTGAGATTGTGAGCATCGAAGGGGATGATCTTGGATCAAGGATAAATTTTTGTAGACTAAATAATGTTGTGAGCCCAAAAGGAGATGATAACGat ACTAAACAATGGAGACTGCGGCTAATATCATTCTTGGATAAAATTTTGGAAACTGCAATCGACTTGAATGTGAGCAAACAGGATATGATTAAAAgggtttttgtgtttgatggTACAGGCCTTGATTTTAGAAAGATTTGGCAATATGAAGGCTGTTGTAGCTCTTGTGTTTGTGGCAGCAGCAGTAACTATGAAGCAATGAGGGAGAAGTTTAAAAGGAATGGCTATGTTATGCCAGAAACTGTGCATTGGGATGTGAGTAACTATGGATCACCAGTTCCGGCAGTGCTCTCAGTTGAGGATGGTCTAACACACATAAGTCGACCCCTGGAGACAAGTTTCAGAGGTTTCTTGGAGGGAGATGGAACCTTGAATTTAAGGGCTATGATGGAATCAGAGATTTGCAGTGCAGGTGATCCAGAACTTTTAGTGCTggactaa